A part of Bacillus thuringiensis genomic DNA contains:
- the tnpB gene encoding IS200/IS605 family element RNA-guided endonuclease TnpB: MLVNKAYKFRIYPNKEQEILIAKTIGCSRFVFNHFLGMWNDTYKETGKGLTYNSCSAQLPQLKIELEWLKEVDSIAIQSALKNLVDAYNRFFKKQNDKPRFKSKKNNVQSYKTKHTNGNIAIVDNKIKLPKLGFVTFAKSREVDGRIMNATVRRSSSGKYFVAILTEVEIQPLKKADSAIGIDLGITNFAILSDGHKIDNNKFTSKMEKKLKREQRKLSKRALLAKNKGIHLLDAKNYQKQKCKVARLHERVINQRDDFLNKLSTEIIKNHDIICIEDLNTKGMLRNHKLAKSISDVSWSAFVSKLEYKATWYGKTIVKVSRWFPSSQICSDCGHHDGKKSLEIRGWTCPICHANHDRDFNASKNILAEGLRTLALV; this comes from the coding sequence TTGTTAGTCAATAAGGCTTATAAGTTCAGAATCTACCCAAATAAAGAACAGGAAATACTGATTGCGAAAACAATCGGTTGTTCTCGCTTTGTCTTCAATCACTTCTTAGGTATGTGGAATGACACATACAAAGAAACGGGTAAAGGTCTGACTTACAACTCTTGTTCTGCTCAACTACCGCAGCTCAAAATAGAGCTAGAGTGGTTGAAAGAAGTTGACAGTATTGCTATTCAATCAGCACTTAAAAACCTTGTAGATGCATATAATCGCTTTTTCAAAAAGCAGAATGACAAACCACGCTTTAAATCTAAGAAAAACAACGTTCAATCTTATAAGACTAAGCATACAAACGGTAATATTGCTATTGTAGATAATAAAATCAAGTTACCAAAGCTCGGTTTTGTTACGTTTGCTAAAAGCCGTGAGGTAGATGGACGTATTATGAATGCTACTGTTAGACGAAGTTCAAGTGGAAAATACTTCGTGGCAATTCTTACAGAAGTTGAAATACAACCACTTAAAAAAGCTGATTCTGCTATCGGCATCGACCTAGGAATTACTAACTTCGCTATTCTTTCTGATGGTCACAAGATTGACAATAATAAGTTCACTTCCAAAATGGAGAAGAAGTTAAAACGTGAACAACGTAAATTATCAAAACGTGCATTACTCGCTAAAAATAAAGGGATCCATCTTCTTGATGCGAAAAACTATCAGAAGCAAAAGTGTAAAGTTGCTAGATTACATGAAAGGGTCATAAATCAACGGGACGACTTTCTAAACAAGTTGAGTACAGAGATCATCAAAAATCACGATATCATCTGTATCGAAGACTTGAACACAAAAGGAATGTTGCGTAATCATAAATTAGCTAAATCCATCTCTGATGTATCTTGGTCTGCTTTTGTATCTAAATTAGAATACAAAGCAACTTGGTATGGCAAAACAATCGTCAAAGTAAGTAGATGGTTTCCATCTAGCCAAATATGTTCTGATTGTGGGCACCATGATGGCAAGAAATCTCTTGAAATAAGAGGCTGGACTTGTCCTATTTGTCATGCAAACCATGATAGAGATTTTAATGCCAGTAAAAATATTCTAGCCGAAGGCTTACGAACATTAGCCTTGGTTTGA
- a CDS encoding NUDIX hydrolase — protein sequence MERVDVVYALIYDDTNRKILMVGNKRENGSEWSLPGGARESGETLEQAIIRETFEETGLTVEIKDVFAINEKFFPHAHAVIFTFVARIVGGEISIQDKNEITDISWINIKEAEEIMFYFPDGVQNLLEKRLVAPYYFQTK from the coding sequence ATGGAACGAGTCGATGTAGTATATGCACTTATTTATGATGATACAAACAGAAAAATTCTTATGGTCGGAAACAAACGTGAAAATGGTAGTGAATGGAGCCTCCCAGGAGGGGCAAGAGAAAGTGGAGAAACTTTGGAACAGGCAATTATCCGTGAGACATTTGAAGAAACAGGGTTAACAGTTGAAATTAAAGATGTATTTGCTATTAATGAAAAGTTTTTTCCACATGCACATGCTGTAATATTCACTTTTGTAGCTAGAATAGTCGGAGGCGAAATATCTATTCAAGACAAAAATGAAATTACTGATATTAGTTGGATAAACATAAAAGAAGCTGAAGAAATTATGTTTTATTTCCCTGATGGCGTTCAAAATTTATTAGAAAAAAGACTAGTAGCTCCTTACTACTTCCAAACTAAGTAG
- a CDS encoding site-specific integrase translates to MATIINLPISPFYNELIGKVDEHILHLQDNRGLFLLDKLDEKPIKYLLGYCLNTLWKNQLLLNMFLSGERNLDVETIYSATGILNIRLREIFYAYNLQTFADFDPEKHIYEYMKGIICPEHSNDQKAKFLRCYNLASYSINKWFTARLSQKQQEYFEQYLLPTPMFDNRDFSVSKQAREQAQNTRKSETDVIVPYLPQIRAEANFRWSLMQRLRKAFLTVCRQAKKDDITLPLEFHYDEPERIGERFYFRLWDKSSFVLYHKEKFAEGVVKLAKKRKGTYSEEKQNYFIEFVKAERLEDNDTVEGLWFAEILQEGVLGDWSQNATDEELKRKRELLFSWGYGEEGSITNPKPFQSMHKGILSTNSFGSLLNNKAEGILFDVQSFYVAATFGLLAIDILTTTGARINELLQINSSENGLRAMKIGGDLKFSFYAVPKGRDTVESYPISKHTFQLIKRVNLMLKEHYQGEIPSVKYRGRRTRLFPEPKPYFFQYNEKAFTHPVIYSCLRFLLHGLYFETQEGKPITFKAHLLRHAFATEAVQRHEIPIDIVAKILHQRDLNVTKYYSEPTTSQVAEKVGELHSVISNYVDLDEAILRSPEELQKEWEEHKAKVGVYNNVLGGTCVTDKVCPVKMACLGCVAKIPQPEKKHELFEIVELSKDMEKRFISMGLTLEVNKAKQMRKLAKNELKEIELIEKYREEQTHEPHIFFKK, encoded by the coding sequence ATGGCAACAATAATAAACCTACCTATCTCCCCATTTTATAATGAATTAATAGGAAAAGTAGATGAGCACATTCTGCATTTGCAGGATAACAGAGGTTTGTTTTTGTTAGATAAATTAGACGAAAAACCTATAAAATATCTTCTCGGTTATTGTCTAAATACACTTTGGAAGAATCAATTGTTATTAAATATGTTCCTTAGTGGAGAAAGAAATTTAGATGTTGAAACTATTTATTCTGCGACCGGAATATTGAATATAAGACTTAGAGAAATATTTTATGCTTATAATTTACAAACTTTTGCTGATTTTGATCCAGAAAAACACATATACGAGTATATGAAAGGAATCATTTGTCCTGAACATTCAAATGATCAGAAAGCAAAGTTTTTACGTTGCTATAACTTAGCTTCCTACTCAATTAACAAATGGTTTACAGCAAGGTTAAGTCAAAAACAACAGGAGTATTTTGAGCAATACTTACTCCCTACGCCTATGTTTGATAACCGAGATTTCTCGGTTTCTAAACAAGCAAGGGAACAAGCTCAAAACACTCGTAAGAGTGAGACAGACGTCATTGTCCCTTACCTTCCTCAGATTCGGGCGGAAGCAAATTTCCGATGGAGTTTGATGCAAAGATTGCGAAAAGCCTTTCTAACAGTTTGTAGGCAAGCTAAAAAGGACGATATCACATTACCCTTAGAATTTCATTACGATGAGCCTGAACGTATTGGAGAGAGGTTTTACTTCCGCTTATGGGATAAATCTTCCTTTGTTCTATATCACAAAGAGAAATTTGCAGAAGGAGTTGTAAAATTAGCAAAAAAGCGTAAAGGAACGTATTCAGAGGAGAAGCAGAATTATTTTATAGAGTTTGTGAAAGCTGAACGCTTGGAAGATAACGATACAGTAGAAGGCCTATGGTTTGCAGAAATCCTGCAAGAAGGCGTATTAGGAGATTGGTCTCAAAATGCGACGGATGAAGAGTTAAAACGGAAACGAGAACTCCTATTCTCATGGGGATATGGCGAAGAAGGATCAATCACTAATCCTAAACCTTTCCAATCTATGCACAAAGGAATTCTATCTACAAATAGCTTTGGTTCTCTTCTCAACAATAAAGCTGAAGGTATTCTATTTGACGTACAATCTTTTTATGTCGCAGCAACCTTCGGTCTGTTAGCAATAGACATTTTGACGACAACAGGGGCAAGAATTAATGAATTACTACAAATTAACTCTTCAGAAAATGGTCTGCGGGCTATGAAAATAGGTGGCGATTTAAAGTTTTCTTTCTACGCTGTCCCAAAAGGACGAGATACAGTTGAGTCTTACCCAATTAGTAAGCATACCTTTCAACTAATAAAGAGAGTCAATTTGATGCTGAAAGAGCATTATCAAGGAGAAATTCCGAGTGTAAAGTATCGCGGGAGAAGGACACGCCTGTTTCCAGAGCCAAAACCTTATTTCTTTCAATATAATGAGAAAGCATTCACACATCCTGTCATTTATTCGTGTCTCCGTTTTCTCTTGCATGGATTATATTTCGAGACGCAAGAAGGAAAACCTATTACCTTTAAAGCACACCTATTACGTCATGCGTTCGCAACAGAAGCTGTTCAACGCCATGAAATTCCCATTGATATTGTAGCGAAAATCCTGCATCAGCGTGATTTGAACGTAACAAAATATTACTCTGAACCCACTACAAGTCAAGTAGCTGAAAAGGTTGGAGAATTGCATAGTGTAATTTCAAACTATGTTGACTTAGATGAAGCGATTCTTCGGAGTCCTGAAGAACTTCAGAAGGAATGGGAGGAACACAAAGCAAAAGTAGGTGTATATAACAATGTACTGGGCGGTACTTGCGTCACAGATAAAGTTTGTCCTGTAAAAATGGCATGTTTAGGATGTGTAGCAAAAATTCCGCAACCTGAAAAGAAACATGAACTATTTGAAATTGTCGAATTATCTAAGGATATGGAAAAGCGATTTATTTCTATGGGGTTAACACTTGAAGTGAATAAGGCAAAACAGATGCGAAAACTTGCAAAGAATGAATTAAAAGAGATTGAATTAATTGAAAAATATCGGGAGGAACAGACACATGAGCCACACATTTTCTTCAAGAAATAA